One genomic region from Sphingobacterium sp. UGAL515B_05 encodes:
- a CDS encoding SRPBCC domain-containing protein — translation MEKLTAKASIQIQKPINEVFEAIVDPNKMNHYFIKSSTGRLETDKTVEWTFPEFPDSFPVTGKTINPNSYISFDWSGGLPNQRVEITLSTFGENATVIKITEHEMNNDADGILIMMRQTEGWANFLACMKAYLEYDINLRTGAFDFMFQK, via the coding sequence ATGGAAAAACTAACCGCCAAAGCCAGCATCCAAATTCAGAAACCAATCAACGAAGTTTTTGAGGCCATTGTAGATCCTAATAAAATGAATCACTATTTTATAAAATCTTCAACTGGACGTCTAGAGACAGATAAAACGGTAGAATGGACATTTCCAGAATTTCCCGACAGTTTTCCCGTGACAGGAAAAACCATCAACCCCAATTCTTATATCTCTTTTGACTGGAGCGGGGGACTTCCCAATCAACGGGTAGAAATCACACTATCCACATTCGGAGAAAACGCGACGGTCATCAAGATCACAGAACACGAAATGAACAACGATGCAGATGGAATTCTGATTATGATGCGACAAACAGAAGGTTGGGCCAACTTTTTAGCGTGTATGAAAGCCTATCTAGAATATGATATCAATCTGAGAACTGGAGCTTTCGATTTTATGTTCCAAAAATAG